The following proteins are co-located in the Ensifer sp. WSM1721 genome:
- the fabF gene encoding beta-ketoacyl-ACP synthase II: MRRIVVTGMGAVSPLGANVAASWSRLLSGRSGIRRLPDEVVGDLPAKIGGTVPSLEEDPEAGFDPNTVFAPKDQRKVDRFILFALAAAEEALAQAGWKPVSEDDRTRTATIIASGIGGFPAITEAVRTVDQRGVRRLSPFTVPSFLVNLAAGQISIRCGFKGPIGAPVTACAAGIQAIGDAARLIRANEADIAVCGGTEACMNIVSLGGFAAARSLSTGFNETPDRASRPFDMLRDGFVMGEGAGILVIEALSHALARGAKPIAELVGYGTTADAHHVTSGPEDGDGARRAMEIAIAQAGISPREIRHLNAHATSTPVGDLGEIAAIKRVFGADFSVAVSGTKSATGHLLGAAGGLEAIFTILALRDQTAPPTLNLSAPDPAADGIDFIANQARPTEMDYAISNGFGFGGVNASAVFRRWTDKLAARD, encoded by the coding sequence ATGCGCCGTATCGTTGTTACAGGCATGGGAGCAGTTAGCCCGCTCGGAGCCAATGTGGCGGCTTCCTGGTCTCGGCTCTTGTCTGGCCGTTCGGGAATCCGGCGGCTTCCGGACGAAGTGGTGGGAGACCTGCCGGCGAAGATCGGCGGGACGGTTCCCTCTCTGGAAGAAGACCCCGAGGCGGGCTTCGATCCGAATACCGTCTTTGCTCCAAAGGATCAGCGCAAGGTAGACCGATTCATTCTCTTCGCACTGGCGGCGGCAGAAGAGGCGCTTGCGCAGGCGGGATGGAAGCCGGTCTCGGAAGATGACCGGACCCGCACCGCCACGATCATCGCTTCGGGCATTGGCGGGTTTCCGGCCATAACGGAGGCCGTGCGAACGGTTGATCAGCGCGGTGTGCGGCGTCTTTCACCCTTCACCGTACCGTCTTTCCTGGTGAACCTGGCAGCGGGACAAATTTCCATCCGGTGCGGCTTCAAAGGGCCGATCGGCGCACCGGTAACAGCGTGTGCCGCCGGCATTCAGGCGATTGGCGATGCGGCTCGTCTTATCCGCGCCAATGAAGCCGACATTGCCGTGTGCGGCGGAACGGAAGCGTGCATGAATATCGTCAGCCTCGGTGGTTTTGCCGCGGCACGCTCTCTTTCGACCGGCTTCAATGAAACGCCTGATCGGGCCTCGCGCCCCTTCGACATGTTGCGCGACGGCTTCGTCATGGGCGAAGGCGCCGGCATCCTGGTGATCGAGGCATTGAGCCACGCGCTCGCACGCGGCGCGAAGCCGATCGCCGAGCTCGTCGGCTACGGCACGACTGCGGACGCCCACCACGTCACGTCCGGTCCCGAGGACGGCGACGGCGCCCGCCGAGCCATGGAGATCGCGATTGCCCAGGCCGGAATCTCGCCGCGCGAGATCCGCCACCTCAATGCGCACGCGACCTCCACGCCAGTCGGCGACCTGGGGGAAATCGCGGCGATCAAGAGGGTCTTCGGCGCGGATTTCAGCGTGGCTGTCAGCGGAACGAAGTCGGCCACCGGCCACCTGCTCGGAGCCGCCGGCGGGCTTGAAGCGATTTTCACGATCCTGGCGCTTAGGGATCAGACGGCCCCGCCGACGCTCAATTTGAGCGCTCCTGATCCGGCTGCCGACGGGATTGACTTCATCGCAAACCAGGCCCGGCCAACGGAGATGGACTACGCGATCTCCAACGGCTTCGGCTTCGGAGGTGTCAACGCCAGCGCCGTGTTTCGACGATGGACTGACAAGCTTGCCGCCCGTGACTGA
- the msrA gene encoding peptide-methionine (S)-S-oxide reductase MsrA has protein sequence MTERAVLAGGCFWGMQDLIRKLPGVIATRVGYTGGDVPNATYRNHGTHAEGIEIIFDPETISYRRILEFFFQIHDPTTRNQQGNDVGSSYRSAIYYVDDEQKRIAEDTIADVDASGLWPGKVVTEVEPVGDFWEAEPEHQDYLERYPNGYTCHFPRPNWVLPRRKAAE, from the coding sequence ATGACCGAGAGAGCTGTTTTGGCTGGTGGCTGCTTCTGGGGGATGCAGGACTTGATCCGCAAGCTCCCCGGAGTCATTGCGACCCGCGTGGGCTACACCGGCGGCGACGTCCCGAATGCGACCTACCGCAATCATGGTACCCACGCCGAGGGCATCGAGATCATCTTCGATCCCGAGACCATCAGCTACAGGCGGATTCTGGAGTTCTTCTTCCAGATTCACGACCCGACCACGAGAAACCAGCAGGGCAATGACGTCGGCAGTTCCTACCGGTCGGCGATCTACTACGTCGACGATGAACAGAAACGAATAGCCGAGGACACCATCGCAGACGTCGACGCTTCCGGTCTCTGGCCTGGAAAGGTCGTGACCGAAGTCGAGCCGGTCGGAGACTTCTGGGAGGCCGAGCCAGAGCACCAGGATTACCTGGAGCGCTACCCCAACGGCTATACCTGCCACTTCCCGCGCCCCAATTGGGTGCTGCCCCGGCGGAAGGCGGCCGAATAG
- a CDS encoding response regulator, whose amino-acid sequence MAERVLIVDDDTRLSAMLSDYLSGNGYTVHTAATATAGLSDLGRRAPDVVILDVMLPDLDGFETCRRMRAASDVPILMLTAKGEETDRIVGLELGADDYLPKPFNPRELLARLKAILRRRNGSAAVSRTLRFGRLEIDPGSRSVRIDGRECVLTSYQFDLLVALAENAGRTLSREQLMDTVKGEELDAFDRSIDVHVSRIRAAIESDPKHPRRIITVRGAGYVFARFQDDER is encoded by the coding sequence ATGGCGGAACGGGTCTTGATTGTCGACGACGACACGCGCCTCTCCGCCATGCTCTCGGACTATCTCTCCGGAAACGGCTACACCGTCCACACCGCGGCGACGGCCACAGCGGGCCTCAGCGACCTCGGCCGCCGTGCGCCGGACGTCGTGATTCTCGATGTCATGCTGCCGGACCTTGACGGCTTCGAGACCTGCCGGCGCATGCGCGCGGCCTCGGACGTGCCGATCCTGATGCTCACGGCCAAAGGCGAGGAGACGGACCGCATCGTCGGTCTGGAGCTCGGAGCCGACGATTATCTCCCAAAGCCCTTCAATCCGCGCGAACTGCTGGCCCGGCTGAAGGCGATCCTGCGCCGCCGCAACGGCAGCGCGGCGGTTTCGCGGACCTTACGTTTCGGACGGCTGGAGATCGATCCGGGATCCCGCTCGGTCAGGATCGACGGCCGCGAATGTGTGCTAACCAGCTACCAGTTCGACCTGCTCGTGGCGCTTGCCGAAAATGCCGGCCGTACGCTCTCACGCGAGCAATTGATGGACACGGTCAAGGGCGAGGAGCTGGATGCCTTCGACCGTTCCATCGACGTCCATGTCTCGCGCATCAGGGCGGCCATAGAGAGCGATCCGAAGCACCCGAGGCGCATCATAACCGTGCGCGGCGCCGGTTATGTCTTTGCCCGTTTTCAGGACGACGAAAGATAA
- a CDS encoding TetR/AcrR family transcriptional regulator, with protein sequence MRVSRAQAEANREAVINAASRLFREHGFDGIGLKDLMKGAGVTQGGFYKQFDSKDDLAAQASRRAMEQATRRWSAVAAASPDPFEAVIELYLSLGHREEKSDGCPLVALGADAARQSEKVKAPFQDGIQAHLQILEELMPEAESPEAYGKAMAMLSLMVGAVTISRILNDKELSQRFLNVAADEVRRIAASAGKA encoded by the coding sequence ATGAGGGTTAGCCGCGCACAGGCGGAGGCAAATCGCGAAGCGGTCATCAACGCAGCAAGCCGGCTTTTTCGAGAGCACGGCTTCGACGGCATTGGGCTCAAGGATCTGATGAAAGGAGCCGGCGTGACTCAGGGCGGATTCTACAAGCAGTTCGATTCCAAGGACGATCTTGCGGCACAGGCTTCGAGGCGAGCGATGGAGCAGGCGACCCGCAGGTGGTCGGCTGTCGCTGCCGCGAGCCCCGACCCCTTTGAGGCCGTTATTGAGCTCTACCTGTCGCTGGGGCATCGCGAAGAGAAGAGCGACGGTTGTCCCTTGGTGGCGCTTGGCGCTGATGCGGCGCGTCAAAGCGAGAAGGTAAAGGCCCCGTTCCAGGACGGCATTCAAGCGCATCTTCAAATTCTCGAAGAACTGATGCCGGAGGCGGAAAGCCCAGAAGCCTATGGCAAAGCCATGGCGATGCTATCGCTCATGGTAGGTGCCGTGACGATTTCCCGGATCCTGAACGATAAAGAGCTGTCGCAGCGGTTTCTCAACGTGGCTGCCGACGAGGTTCGCCGGATTGCGGCGTCCGCCGGGAAAGCATGA
- a CDS encoding efflux RND transporter periplasmic adaptor subunit, translated as MNRKFLLTSIGLMAAVGGAAFAFVFEMPTRDAEAADPRVASPLVRVVEATRPERAKRAFTGTIAARVQSNLGFRVPGKIIQRLVDVGEQVKAGQPLLRIDETDLQLALTAKRNAVAAARAVLVQVRADERRYAVLVKNGLAATPQRYEQARAALDTATAQLAAAEAEAKVAENEATYSVLVADADGTVTETLAEPGQVVAAGQPVVRLAHAGPREAVIALPETLRPALGSVAEASLYGREEHRYTARLRQLSDSADAQTRTYEARYVLDGEAAAAPLGATVTIRLPSQASEPEVQVPLGAVLDDGERTGVWVVDSTTSTVHFRPVKLVRVTSEAAMISGLNSGDAIVSLGAHLLQEGARVRTAPEGNN; from the coding sequence ATGAACCGCAAATTTCTTCTCACATCGATCGGTCTTATGGCTGCAGTCGGCGGCGCGGCGTTTGCGTTCGTTTTCGAAATGCCAACGCGAGACGCGGAGGCCGCAGATCCCCGTGTCGCGTCGCCACTTGTAAGGGTCGTGGAAGCGACGAGGCCGGAAAGAGCCAAGCGCGCCTTTACAGGTACGATCGCTGCCCGAGTGCAGAGCAATCTTGGTTTTCGCGTGCCCGGCAAGATCATTCAGCGCCTGGTGGACGTCGGTGAACAGGTGAAGGCGGGCCAGCCGCTGCTGCGGATCGATGAGACCGATCTACAACTTGCCCTCACGGCGAAGCGCAATGCTGTCGCTGCGGCACGCGCTGTTCTGGTTCAGGTGCGTGCGGACGAGAGGCGATATGCTGTCCTGGTGAAGAACGGATTGGCGGCGACGCCGCAGCGTTACGAGCAGGCGAGGGCGGCGCTGGACACCGCCACGGCACAGCTTGCCGCCGCGGAAGCGGAAGCGAAGGTCGCAGAGAACGAGGCGACCTATTCTGTCCTGGTGGCGGACGCCGATGGGACCGTAACCGAAACGCTTGCCGAGCCGGGGCAGGTTGTCGCCGCCGGTCAGCCGGTGGTCAGACTTGCCCACGCCGGCCCCCGTGAGGCGGTGATCGCACTTCCCGAAACGCTCCGGCCGGCGCTCGGCTCGGTGGCCGAGGCCAGCCTGTACGGGCGCGAGGAGCATCGCTACACGGCACGTCTGCGGCAGCTATCGGATTCCGCCGATGCCCAGACCCGTACATACGAGGCCCGCTATGTGCTCGACGGCGAGGCCGCGGCGGCGCCGCTCGGCGCCACGGTGACAATCCGGCTTCCAAGCCAGGCGAGTGAACCGGAGGTCCAAGTGCCGCTCGGAGCCGTGCTCGACGACGGCGAGAGGACCGGCGTTTGGGTGGTGGATAGCACCACCTCTACCGTACACTTTCGGCCCGTCAAACTTGTTCGCGTGACCAGTGAAGCCGCCATGATCTCCGGATTGAACTCTGGCGATGCGATCGTTTCGCTCGGCGCTCATCTCCTGCAGGAAGGTGCTCGCGTCAGGACTGCGCCTGAGGGGAACAACTGA
- the msrB gene encoding peptide-methionine (R)-S-oxide reductase MsrB, translated as MTYAKTDEAVRKLTPEQYRVTQQNGTERPFTGEHNDNKRPGIYVDIVSGEPLFASTDKFDSGCGWPSFTKPIVPANVKELRDDSYGMTRTEVRSAHGDSHLGHVFPDGPQDRGGLRYCINSAALRFISREEMEAEGYGAYINQVEDI; from the coding sequence ATGACCTACGCAAAGACGGACGAAGCAGTCAGGAAGCTTACGCCCGAGCAGTATCGGGTGACCCAGCAGAACGGCACGGAACGCCCCTTCACAGGGGAGCATAATGACAACAAAAGGCCGGGGATCTATGTTGACATTGTTTCCGGCGAACCGCTGTTCGCCTCGACCGACAAATTCGATTCCGGCTGCGGCTGGCCGAGCTTCACCAAGCCGATCGTACCGGCAAATGTGAAAGAACTGCGGGATGACTCCTATGGCATGACCCGCACCGAGGTGCGCTCCGCCCATGGTGACAGTCACCTCGGTCATGTGTTTCCCGACGGCCCTCAGGACCGCGGCGGGCTGCGTTACTGCATCAATTCCGCTGCACTGCGCTTCATTTCGCGCGAGGAAATGGAGGCCGAGGGCTACGGCGCGTATATCAACCAGGTGGAGGATATCTGA
- a CDS encoding Spy/CpxP family protein refolding chaperone: MENEDKNLSSPAAGEPASKGWGRRAAIGGIAAVAVVGAVGFAAARSDDFGFGMGRFGMGGHVMQAHMGGGFMEHRIGSVLDELDATPEQEDKLWDIIDKARAEIRPTFRDFRETREEVIELLGASTIDRAAAEKLRSERIAAIDEASRKMTTALLDAAEVLTPEQRAKLVEHLKERRGHGRW; encoded by the coding sequence ATGGAAAACGAAGACAAGAACCTTTCGAGCCCGGCCGCCGGCGAGCCCGCCTCGAAAGGATGGGGCCGGCGCGCCGCGATCGGCGGCATCGCGGCCGTCGCCGTTGTCGGCGCGGTCGGTTTTGCTGCCGCGCGCAGCGATGATTTCGGCTTCGGCATGGGTCGTTTCGGCATGGGCGGCCATGTGATGCAGGCGCATATGGGAGGTGGCTTCATGGAACACCGGATCGGCTCCGTGCTCGATGAGCTCGACGCGACGCCCGAGCAGGAAGACAAGCTTTGGGACATAATCGACAAGGCGCGCGCTGAGATCCGACCGACGTTCCGGGACTTCCGCGAGACGCGTGAGGAGGTTATCGAACTCCTCGGCGCATCGACCATCGACCGCGCCGCCGCCGAGAAGCTGCGCAGCGAACGCATCGCGGCCATCGACGAGGCCTCGCGCAAGATGACGACGGCGCTCCTCGACGCCGCCGAAGTACTGACGCCGGAGCAGCGCGCCAAGCTGGTCGAACATTTGAAGGAGCGCAGGGGCCACGGCCGGTGGTAA
- a CDS encoding oxidoreductase: MNKANLGVALVTGASTGIGHATARALQKAGFHVFGTSRRAVPERSDGVTMLTCDVTDDASVAKLVEEVLAETGRIDLLVNNAGIGLLGGAEESSTAQAQALFDVNVFGVLRMTNAVLPTMRSQGKGRIINISSILGLIPSPYNALYASTKHAVEGYSESLDHELRTFGIRVALVEPGFTRTAFEENITRPDRSLAVYDAVRADMEVHMQKSVERGDDPEVVAETVVKAATAKAPRRRYTAGKLAGQVRLLRRFVPESAFDKSLRKQTGLPV; the protein is encoded by the coding sequence ATGAACAAAGCCAATCTTGGGGTCGCCCTGGTAACTGGGGCATCGACCGGCATCGGGCACGCGACGGCCAGAGCCTTGCAGAAGGCGGGCTTTCACGTCTTCGGAACCAGCCGTCGCGCGGTGCCCGAAAGATCCGATGGCGTCACCATGCTGACCTGTGACGTGACCGATGACGCATCCGTGGCGAAACTGGTCGAGGAGGTGCTTGCCGAGACAGGGCGTATCGACCTGCTTGTCAACAATGCCGGCATTGGACTGCTCGGCGGCGCGGAGGAGTCCTCAACCGCCCAGGCACAGGCGCTGTTCGACGTGAACGTCTTCGGCGTGCTCCGCATGACCAACGCGGTGTTGCCAACCATGCGGAGTCAAGGCAAGGGCAGGATCATCAACATAAGTTCCATTCTGGGGCTGATCCCCTCCCCCTACAATGCGCTTTATGCATCGACCAAGCATGCCGTCGAAGGCTACTCCGAATCGCTCGATCACGAACTGCGCACATTCGGAATTCGGGTCGCGCTGGTCGAGCCCGGCTTTACCCGCACGGCGTTCGAGGAAAACATAACCAGGCCCGATCGCTCCCTTGCTGTCTACGACGCGGTGCGCGCTGACATGGAAGTGCACATGCAGAAGAGCGTCGAAAGAGGCGACGACCCCGAGGTCGTGGCCGAGACCGTTGTCAAAGCGGCAACGGCTAAGGCGCCGAGAAGACGCTATACCGCGGGAAAGCTGGCCGGCCAAGTTCGCTTGCTGCGCCGTTTCGTCCCCGAATCCGCGTTCGACAAGAGCTTGCGGAAACAGACCGGGCTGCCGGTCTGA
- a CDS encoding HAMP domain-containing sensor histidine kinase, with amino-acid sequence MRSRLFLKIYLTLLASLAAVAVASAAFVWLGQGEEESGWQSQRARFVAALIPPDADRQSVGATLKRLSRAFDADIAVYDPRGRLIASAGQPLPRDMVERPWRHGPRGNFHTMMTELPDGRTVAARMERPLRPAGRNPLAYLALIAGVIGLAAYPVVRHLTRRLERLRAGVDAWGRGDFVARVPADGSDEVAAVAKSFNSAADHVERLIKSHRALLANASHELRSPLARLRIAIDLYEQAPSGNRREEIVRNLAELDTLVEEILLASRLDHVEKLDSTASVDLLALVSEEGARNGVEVSGTPATVMGDARLIGRLVRNLMQNALRHGSPPVIATVAQADSMVELRVRDHGPGIPAGESARVFEPFYRPSGRSEATGGWGLGLALVRQIAERHGGAVRYETPSDGGACFVVTLPVHRAARKMN; translated from the coding sequence ATGCGCAGCCGGTTGTTCCTGAAGATCTACCTGACGTTGCTGGCGAGCCTTGCCGCAGTCGCCGTCGCCAGCGCGGCCTTCGTGTGGCTGGGACAGGGAGAGGAGGAATCCGGTTGGCAGAGCCAACGCGCGCGGTTCGTCGCCGCGCTCATTCCGCCCGACGCGGACCGGCAATCGGTCGGGGCGACGCTCAAGCGGCTTTCACGAGCCTTTGACGCCGACATAGCGGTATACGATCCGCGCGGCAGGCTGATCGCGAGTGCCGGCCAGCCGCTCCCCCGCGACATGGTCGAGCGGCCCTGGCGCCACGGCCCGCGCGGTAACTTTCACACCATGATGACCGAGTTGCCCGACGGTCGCACTGTCGCCGCGCGCATGGAGAGGCCTTTACGGCCGGCCGGCCGCAATCCGCTCGCCTATCTGGCGTTGATCGCCGGCGTCATCGGACTCGCCGCTTATCCGGTGGTGCGTCACCTGACGCGCCGGCTGGAGCGGTTGCGCGCGGGCGTCGATGCCTGGGGGCGGGGCGATTTCGTGGCTCGCGTGCCGGCGGACGGCAGCGATGAGGTCGCGGCGGTGGCGAAGAGCTTCAACAGCGCCGCCGATCACGTCGAGCGGCTGATCAAGTCACACCGCGCCCTGCTCGCCAATGCCAGCCACGAATTGCGCTCGCCGCTTGCGCGCCTGCGGATCGCGATCGACCTCTATGAGCAGGCGCCGAGCGGGAACCGCAGGGAGGAGATCGTCCGCAACCTCGCCGAGCTGGACACGCTGGTCGAGGAAATCCTGCTGGCGAGCAGGCTCGACCACGTCGAAAAACTCGATTCGACGGCGTCCGTCGACCTTCTGGCTCTGGTCTCGGAAGAAGGGGCGCGCAACGGCGTCGAGGTCTCCGGCACACCCGCGACTGTCATGGGCGATGCGCGCCTCATCGGCAGGCTGGTGCGCAATCTGATGCAGAACGCGCTGCGCCACGGCAGCCCGCCCGTCATAGCCACGGTCGCGCAGGCGGACAGCATGGTGGAACTCAGGGTCCGCGACCACGGGCCGGGCATACCGGCTGGCGAGAGCGCCCGCGTTTTCGAGCCGTTCTATAGGCCCTCGGGACGCAGCGAGGCCACGGGCGGCTGGGGCTTAGGGCTGGCGCTGGTGCGCCAGATCGCCGAGCGCCACGGCGGCGCGGTCCGTTACGAAACCCCGTCGGACGGCGGCGCCTGTTTCGTCGTGACGCTGCCGGTGCATCGGGCCGCCCGAAAGATGAACTGA